One Synechocystis sp. LKSZ1 genomic window, TGACATCTAATTTTTCCGACTCTTCAATCACCGGAAAAATGATATAAACCTGGCGGCCCTGGGCCACCTCTCGACGGATCAGGTCGTAAGCCTGGAGGCGTTCCTTAGACGTCAACACCATGGTGGTAATCGGTTGACGGCCGGGGGGCAGTTCATCAATTTGACTCACTTCCAGATCCCCGTGCAGGGTCAGGGCCAAGGTGCGGGGAATGGGAGTGGCGGTCATGGTTAAGACATGGGGCGTCTGGCCCTTGGCTAAGAGTCTGGCCCGTTGCTGAACGCCAAAGCGGTGTTGCTCATCAATCACCACCAGGCCGAGGCGATTGAAATTAACGGCATCCTGGATCAGGGCGTGGGTGCCAACCAGTAGGGGCAATTCCCCCGTGACCAACTGTTGGTGAATCTGTCGTCGTTTAGCAGTTTTGGTCGAGCCAGTGAGCAGTTCGACAGGCAGATAGAGAAGATTAAACCAGCCCACTAATTTACGGTAATGCTGTTCCGCCAACACTTCCGTCGGGGCCATCAGGGCCGCTTGATAGCCCGATTGAATCGCCGCGAGGATGGCAAAGACCCCCACCACGGTTTTTCCTGACCCTACATCTCCTTGTACTAGGCGATTCATGGGGGCCGGGGCTGTTAAATCCTGGAGAATCTCCTGCACCACCCGCTGTTGGGCCTGGGTTAACTGGAAAGGCAAAATCCCATGGAAGCGTTCCATCAACTCACCCTGGGGCGTTAGCACGACACTCTGTTCCGTCTGCTTTTGCTGGTAACGACGATGCAAAAAGCCCAATTGCAGGTAGAAAAATTCATCGAAAATCAGCCGCCGCCGGGCCGGTTCTAAATCCTCTCGGTTTTCAGGAAAGTGGATATTGGCAATGGCCGTGGGCAGATCAATCAGTTCGTATTTTTCTTGCAGTTCCGAGGGTAGGGGGTCGGTCAGTTGAGGCAAGGCCCCAAGACAAGTTAACACCGTCCAGCGCACCATGTCCGCCGTTACGCCTTCCGTGAGGGGGTAAACCGGTAGAACGCGGCCCACCTTGAGGGATTCAATGGGGGCATTACTGCTATCTAGGATTTCAATTTCTGGGGTATCGAGGGTAAGGCCATATTTATTGGCTTTGACCAGGCCAGAAGCCGCAATCACGACTCCCGGCGCGTAGAGCTTTTTCATGCGCTCCTGCCAGCCTTTATTGGCAAAGCGTTGCCCCGCATAGAAACGATTCAATTTAATGCGGCCCGTGGCATCCCGAATTTGGACTTCAAAGATATTCAGGTTTCTATTTTTAGGACTGGTAAAACAATTACTGCGAATTACCCGGCCGATCAGGGTAACAGTTTCGCCAGGAACGAGATCCACAATGGCTACCTGTTTGGCGTAGTCGATGTGGTCACGGGGAAAGTAAAACAACACGTCCCGCACGGTTCTCAGGCCGAGTAGGGCCAATAATTTAGCGCGATGCTGGCCAATTTCCTTCACCTGGATCAGAGGCGTGGTTAGAGCCAGGTCATAAACCGCCGGGGCCTGGAGGGCCAATGTTTTAGTCGGGGGCGGGGCGGGAGCTTCTAGGGTTTGTCGCAGGTCTTGTAAAAAACGACGAGTCTGGGCTACCAGGCTTTGGCGATGGGCCAGACTGAGGTGGGGATACTGCTGAAAACGTTGAAACAAGTCTTGCCAGCGTTGACAGGCCTCCGTTGGCGCTTCGGGGGGAGGGCCAACCTGGAGACTTAGAACTAAAAATTCACTAAAACGATGGCGATGGCCCTGGAGGTCGAGAAAACCCCGCTCAGCCTCAAGGGCCAGAGCCTTTTGCAGGCGGAGCCAATCGGGGGAAGCAAGGTCAGTCACGGAAGCGTCCTAGGGCGGAGAAGAGGGCCAAACCCAGTATAAATCCTGGTCTTAGAGAAAGGGGGGACGTTCGGCTTGGGTACGTTGGAGATACTGATACAGCACCGCCCAGTCCTCTTGCTGGAGCCATTGCACCACTTGGTCTAAGGCTTGACGATAGACCGTCAGGGACTGGAGTAAGGCCGTCCGATTAAACTGCGCCATCATCAGGCCCAGTTCTGGATTACCGCCCCCGACTCGACTGGTATCCCGAAAACCCGAACTGGCTAAGGTTTGGGCCAGGGCCAAGATCTGGGGGTCGGCTTCTTGCCCACAGGTGGCAATTAAACTCGCACTGACCATCACTGGCAGATGGGAAATCCAGGCAACGGCTTGGTCATGGGCCTCGGGAGAGCAAATATGCACCTGGGCCTGTAGGTCATTCACTAAATTAATTAGAGTGTCGAGGTCGGCGGCCAGGGTCTGCTCCGTGGGGGTGAGAACGTAGGGCGCACCGACGAATAAACCACGTTCGGCCGCTTCGATGCCCTGCTCGGCAGTACCAGCCATGGGATGCCCACCAATAAACCGGGGCCAATGGTCTTGACAGGGCAGAACGATGGCCGTTTTAACCGAACCCACATCCGTCACTAACGCCTGGGGAGAGAGGTGGGGCGTTAAGGCCTGGAGGACGGGGAAAATCTGGGCAATGGGGGGGCAGAGGACAATCACGTCCGCCGAAGCCAAAAGTCCTAAATCCTGGGAGGCCTGGTCTACGGCCCCGCGTTCTATAGCTCGCTGACAGGTACTAGTTTGGCGAGATACGCCTAAAACTTGATGGCCCTGAGCCCGCCAATCAAGGCCGAGGGAACCGCCAATTAAGCCTAAACCAACAATACCAATGATCATTTCTAACCCTGACAGGGATTAACTTTGGCTTCCTAACCTGTAACGTCTTTTTACAGCCGGCCATTCTCAGACGATCAGGGCCTTGAAGGTGTCTGATAATATGGGCAGAAGCAAAAGAGTGACCTATTCTTAAGGCAACGATTTGCTATTGTTGTTCAATCTTAACAGAAGGACTTGTGGAAGATGGAATCTAATGTTGAACAGAAAACGGTTTCCCCTGGCGTAAAAACCGACAAGGGCCCGTTGGCGATGGGAGGTAAATCTCCAATCACCGACCAAGCTTGGCAAGAATGGTTACAGCCGGTTTGGGAAACCCTGGGTAAAGTCCCTGAATACACAGGCCAGTTCTTTGCCGATAATAAACAACCCCTTATTTCTTTAGGCATTATTCTTTTAGGTATCGTTAGTGTGAAAATTTTGGTTGCCATCCTGGCGGCAATCGATGATATTCCACTCTTAGCACCCATGCTCCAGCTCATTGGCTTAGGCTACAGTGCTTGGTTCGTTTGGCGTTATCTTTGGAAAGCCTCCAATCGTCAGGAGCTGCTTTCTGAATTTGAGGCCCTTAAAAATCAAATTTTTGGCAGTTAGTATTGTCTGTGCTGTTTCTTAGCCTCCGGCTTGCTGAGTCGGGGGCTTTTTCCTGAGCTGGCGACCGTCTCCCCTTGAATTTTCAGACATCCCAGGCGTAAGATCGCAGTGTTCTTGTGCTTTCCAAACTTTATTGAGTGATTACGAGGCATTATGGCTTTAGCAATCGGCACGGTTGCCCCCAACTTTACGACCCTCGATGATGCAGGGAATAGCATCTCCCTCTCGGATTTTTTGGGCAAAACTGTTGTTCTCTACTTCTACCCCAAGGATGACACTCCTGGTTGTACCAAAGAGGCCCAGAGCTTTCGGGATAATTTTGCTGAATATCAAAGCAAAGAAATGGTGGTGCTCGGCGTGAGTCAAGATGATCAAGTGTCCCACCAACAATTCAAAGAAAAATATGGCTTGCCCTTCCAACTCCTGGTGGATACGGATGGGGCTATTACCCGCGCCTACGATGTCGATGGCGGCGGCTACTCTAAACGGGTAACCTATATCATCGATAGCACCGGCAAAATTACCTACGTCGATGACAAGGTTAACACTGGCACCCATGCTCAGGATCTGCTCGGAGTCGTCGGCTAGCTAGGCGATTGCTCACAAAGTTTATACCGGCAAGTCCCCCAGTATTGGGGGATTTGGGGGCCCACATAGACTTTTCAAACATCCTCTTACCCGGATTGCCCATTTAGCATCCAAGCCAAGGATGAAATTAATATCTCTACTCACCGTTTTGATCCTGGGTTGGGGTCTTTTTCCTAGTACAGTGGTAGCGGAGTCATTGGCAGTTATTCTGGCTACGGGCCACCTACGCATTGGCGTTAAGGATAATCTACCGCCCCTGGGATTCCGGGATAGTCAGGGCCAACTTCAAGGTCTAGAAATTGATCTGGCCCGCAAACTTACTCAAGAATTACTGGGTCTGGACGCTCAAGTCGAACTGATTCCCCTCCTCAACCAAGAGCGTCTGCCGGCCCTGCTGGAGGGGAAGGTTGATCTGGTCATTGCCCAAATGGGAGCCACTCCCAACCGAGCCCGTTTGGTTACGTTTAGCCCTTACTACTATTTAGATGGCACGGGCCTGCTGATGAAAACATCAACCCACGTCTCTGCTATCGCTCCTAGCAAAATTGCGGTCTTGCAGGGGTCTAGTGCTATTGCCGTTCTTCAGGCCTGGCGTCCTCAGGCCGAACTCATCGGTGTTGCTTCTTACCAAGCGGCCCTGACCTTATTGGAAAAAAATCAAGTAGATGCCATCGCGGCGGATAACACTGTCTTGGCAGGCCTGCATCAAACCCTTCCTGGTTATCAGTATCTCCCATTGCGATTGTCGGGAGAGCCCCTCGCGATTGCCATGCCCAAAGGTCTACAGTACCAAGACCTCCACCAGCGGATTTATCAAATTCTAGAACGGCTTCAGGAATCAGGGTGGTTAGCTGAGCGGATTCAATATTGGGGATTGCCCCACTTTTAAGGCCTAAAGCCTCAGCGCTCCCTTGCCGACGGCCGCCTTAGGGTAAAATTTTAAGTTGGCGATTGGCCCTTAAACTAAGCGCGGCTCCATGGTGGTGCATTAGGACTTTTAGTGCAGTGGATTTAATTCAGACCTTCCAAACTCGCAACCCGATTATTGGCGTTGTTCATTTACTCCCCTTGCCCACCTCTGCTCGTTGGGGAGGGAGCCTTAAGGCCGTGATTGAACGGGCCGAGCAGGAGGCAACGGCCCTTGCCGCTGGTGGCGTAGACGGTATTATTGTGGAAAATTTTTTTGATGCGCCTTTCACCAAGGGCCAGGTCAACCCAGCGGTGGTGAGTGCCATGACCTTGATCGTGGACCGGATTATGAACCTCGTCGTGGTTCCAGTTGGGATTAATCTCCTCCGTAATGATGCCACTAGTGCCATTGCCGTAGCGGCTTGTGTTGGGGCCCAATTCATTCGAGTCAATGTTTTAACGGGGATCATGGCCACAGACCAAGGGTTAATTGAGGGCCAGGCCCACGAACTGCTCCGTTTTCGCCGGGAACTAGGATCGGAGGTCGCTATTTTGGCGGATGTGCTGGTTAAACATGCCCGCCCCCTGGGAACGCCCAACCTCACTACCGCCGTGCAAGACACTATTGAACGGGGCCTAGCGGATGGCGTGATTCTTTCCGGCTGGGCCACGGGGAGTCCTCCTAGCCTAGAGGATTTGGAATTGGCCAAGGCCGCCGCCAAGGAAACGCCGGTTTTTATCGGTAGCGGGGCCAACTGGGACAATATTGGTCAACTGATGCAGGCCGCTGATGGGGCGATCGTCGCCAGTTCCCTCAAACGCAATGGGCAAATTAATGAACCCATTGACCCGATTCGAGTAGCTCAGTTTGTAGAGGCCCTGCGAGAAGCGACCCAGTTCAAACCTGGGCCCAATTCAACCTTGACCCCAGATTCTGCTAAAAGCCGGATTTTTTAAGATCTTGGAAACGATTTCCAAGACCTTCCCCTTGGTTTATCCCCATTAAAGAGACCGTATTTGGTATCTAAAGATACATTTTTGCAGAAAACAACTCTCTAGGATGGAGGACTTGGAGCGATATAAATCTTTTCCTAATTGCATAAGGAGTTACGATGTCTAAAACACC contains:
- a CDS encoding prephenate/arogenate dehydrogenase, with the translated sequence MIIGIVGLGLIGGSLGLDWRAQGHQVLGVSRQTSTCQRAIERGAVDQASQDLGLLASADVIVLCPPIAQIFPVLQALTPHLSPQALVTDVGSVKTAIVLPCQDHWPRFIGGHPMAGTAEQGIEAAERGLFVGAPYVLTPTEQTLAADLDTLINLVNDLQAQVHICSPEAHDQAVAWISHLPVMVSASLIATCGQEADPQILALAQTLASSGFRDTSRVGGGNPELGLMMAQFNRTALLQSLTVYRQALDQVVQWLQQEDWAVLYQYLQRTQAERPPFL
- a CDS encoding transporter substrate-binding domain-containing protein, translating into MKLISLLTVLILGWGLFPSTVVAESLAVILATGHLRIGVKDNLPPLGFRDSQGQLQGLEIDLARKLTQELLGLDAQVELIPLLNQERLPALLEGKVDLVIAQMGATPNRARLVTFSPYYYLDGTGLLMKTSTHVSAIAPSKIAVLQGSSAIAVLQAWRPQAELIGVASYQAALTLLEKNQVDAIAADNTVLAGLHQTLPGYQYLPLRLSGEPLAIAMPKGLQYQDLHQRIYQILERLQESGWLAERIQYWGLPHF
- the recG gene encoding ATP-dependent DNA helicase RecG — translated: MTDLASPDWLRLQKALALEAERGFLDLQGHRHRFSEFLVLSLQVGPPPEAPTEACQRWQDLFQRFQQYPHLSLAHRQSLVAQTRRFLQDLRQTLEAPAPPPTKTLALQAPAVYDLALTTPLIQVKEIGQHRAKLLALLGLRTVRDVLFYFPRDHIDYAKQVAIVDLVPGETVTLIGRVIRSNCFTSPKNRNLNIFEVQIRDATGRIKLNRFYAGQRFANKGWQERMKKLYAPGVVIAASGLVKANKYGLTLDTPEIEILDSSNAPIESLKVGRVLPVYPLTEGVTADMVRWTVLTCLGALPQLTDPLPSELQEKYELIDLPTAIANIHFPENREDLEPARRRLIFDEFFYLQLGFLHRRYQQKQTEQSVVLTPQGELMERFHGILPFQLTQAQQRVVQEILQDLTAPAPMNRLVQGDVGSGKTVVGVFAILAAIQSGYQAALMAPTEVLAEQHYRKLVGWFNLLYLPVELLTGSTKTAKRRQIHQQLVTGELPLLVGTHALIQDAVNFNRLGLVVIDEQHRFGVQQRARLLAKGQTPHVLTMTATPIPRTLALTLHGDLEVSQIDELPPGRQPITTMVLTSKERLQAYDLIRREVAQGRQVYIIFPVIEESEKLDVKAAVEEYQRLSAVVFPDFRLGLLHGRMAAADKDAALTAFREQQTQIIVSTTVIEVGVDVPNATVMLIENAERFGLSQLHQLRGRVGRGSHRSYCLLMTNSKTPDSRQRLAVLEQSQDGFFIAEMDLRLRGPGEVLGTRQSGLPDLALASLAEDQAVLFLAREAAEHLMQRDSELQAWPELRAELTARHQRLMGREILT
- the btpA gene encoding photosystem I biogenesis protein BtpA, with the protein product MDLIQTFQTRNPIIGVVHLLPLPTSARWGGSLKAVIERAEQEATALAAGGVDGIIVENFFDAPFTKGQVNPAVVSAMTLIVDRIMNLVVVPVGINLLRNDATSAIAVAACVGAQFIRVNVLTGIMATDQGLIEGQAHELLRFRRELGSEVAILADVLVKHARPLGTPNLTTAVQDTIERGLADGVILSGWATGSPPSLEDLELAKAAAKETPVFIGSGANWDNIGQLMQAADGAIVASSLKRNGQINEPIDPIRVAQFVEALREATQFKPGPNSTLTPDSAKSRIF
- a CDS encoding peroxiredoxin; the encoded protein is MALAIGTVAPNFTTLDDAGNSISLSDFLGKTVVLYFYPKDDTPGCTKEAQSFRDNFAEYQSKEMVVLGVSQDDQVSHQQFKEKYGLPFQLLVDTDGAITRAYDVDGGGYSKRVTYIIDSTGKITYVDDKVNTGTHAQDLLGVVG
- a CDS encoding CAAD domain-containing protein: MESNVEQKTVSPGVKTDKGPLAMGGKSPITDQAWQEWLQPVWETLGKVPEYTGQFFADNKQPLISLGIILLGIVSVKILVAILAAIDDIPLLAPMLQLIGLGYSAWFVWRYLWKASNRQELLSEFEALKNQIFGS